GCGGGGAAAGGACGCATGGCGGCAGGTCCCAGGCGCGCGCGACAGGAGGAGGGGTGGGGGCTCGGGGCGAGCCTCGTGGTGGCGCTCGTCCTGCTGGTCCTGTCCGTGGTGGCGCTCCTGCTGATGCGCGCCTCCGTGCAGTCGCGGGTGATGGAGCGCTCGCTGGACCTGCAGGAGGTGGGGCTGCTGGGGCGGGCCTTCAGCGACAAGGTGTCCCTGGCCAACAGCGCGCTGCTGGCGGGCGGGCAGTCGCTCCCCCGGGACACGGCGCAGGCACGGCGGCGCTTCCTGGGCACCGCGGAGCGGCTGTCCGCGCGGCTGGACACTCCCGAGGACGAGGCGTTGGTGTGGGAGGTGCGCGCCGCGGAGCAGGAGCACGAAGCGGCGCTGCGCGCGCTCGTGGGCGCCCAGACGCCCCAGGAGCAGAAGCAGGCGCGCGAGCGGCTCGCGCGGGCCCATGGACATGTGCGCGAGGCGCAGGCCCAGCTGGAGCGCAAGGTGCAGGAGCGGCTGGCCGTGGAGAACCGGACCTCGGTGCGGGTGGACCGGTGGGAGACGGCGCTGCTGCTCCTTGCCTGCCTGCTGGGGCTGACGGTGGCGGGGGGGCTGGCGTGGGTGCTCCACCGTCGGCTCCACCCGCTCCGGCGCGAGGCGGCAGCCAGCGCGCACCGCTTCCAGGCGCTGGTGGAGGGCGTGCGCGACTACGCCCTGGTGCTGCTGGACGCGCGCGGGCGGGTGGCCAGCTGGAACCCGGGTGCGGAGCGCATCAAGGGCTGGAGCGAGGCGGAGATATTGGGCCGCCCCAAGTCCGTCTTCTACACGTCCGAGGATGCGGCGGCGGGCAAGCCGGAGCGGGAACTGTCCCGGGCCCTCCAGGAGGGGCGGCTGCACACGGAGGGCTGGCGGCAGCGCAAGGACGGCTCGCGCTTCTGGGCGGAGGTGTCCATCACCGCGCTGCGCGACGAGGACGGCCATCCCCAGGGCTTCTCCGTGGTGACGCGCGACATCACCGAGCAGCGGCGCCAGGAGCGGGTGCAGGAGTTGCTGGCGGAGGCCGGCCGCGTCTTCCACCAGTCCCTGGACCCCGACCTGACGGCGGCGGAGGTGGCGCGGCTGCTGGTGCCCGAGGTGGCGGACGGCTGCATCCTCTATCTGCTCACGCCCGCGGGCGAACTGCGGCCCCGGGCGGTGACGCACGTGCAGCCCGAACGCGAGGAGAGCCTGTGGGAGGCCCTGCGGCGGTTTCCGCCCCGCTTGGGCATGCCTCCGGTCGTCTGGGAGGTGATGCGCACCGGGCGCTCACGGATGGACGTGGAGGTGGAAGTGGACGACCTGGCGGCCTCCGCGGAGACCGACGACCACCGGCTGCTCATCGAGCGCATCGCCATCGGCTCCTCCATGGTGGTGCCCCTGCGCGCGGGCAGCGAGACGCTGGGCGCCTTCGTGCTGCTGACGGCCCGGGGCCACCGCCGCTTCACGCAGGCGGACCAGGTGCTGGTGGAGGAGCTGGCGGGCCGCGCGGCGCTGGCCCTGGAGAACACGCGGCTCCTGCGCGAGGCGCGCGAGGCGGTGGACCTCATCGCCGTCACCGCGCACGACCTGGGCAATCCCTTGCAGGCGCTGCAATTGCTGCTCAGCAAGGTGCAGCGCTCGCAGGAGGCGGGCCGTGACGAGGACGTGCGGCAGGGATTGGTGGTGGCGCGCGGTCAGGCCCAGCGGCTGGGACAGCTGCTCCACAACCTGCTGGACCTGTCGCGGCTGTCCTCCGGCAAGCGGCTGCTGGACGCGGCGCCCATGGACCTGGGGGAGCTGGCGCGCGAGGTGGTGGAGCGCTTCGCGGATGCCGCCGTGGAGGCGGGCTGCGACCTGCGGCTGGAGGTGGAGGACGGGCAGGTGGGGCAGTGGGACCGCATCCGACTGGACCGGGTGGTGACCAATCTCTTGTCCAACGCGCTGAAGTTCGGCCGGGGCCACCCGGTGACGGTGTCGGTGTCGGCGCTGGACGCGGACCACTCCCGGCTGAGGGTGCGCGACGAGGGCGTGGGCATCGCGCCGGAGGCCCAGCGCCGCGTCTTCGAGCGCTTCGAGCGGGAGCGCGCCGCGCGGACGAAGGCCGGCTACGGACTGGGGCTCTACATCGCCCGCCAGCTGGTGGAGGCGCACGGCGGAGTCATCCGCCTGGAGAGCGTGCCGGGGCAAGGCGCCACCTTCACGGTGGACCTGCCGCGCGTGCCCCGGCTGATGGAGGAGACGTCGGTGGCGGAGTCGCCTCCGCTCCACCCGTGACGCCCGCTAGAGGTGCAGCGAGGGCACGGGGGCGACGAGGCCGGGCTGGATGGGGAAGTCCGCGGGCAGCTTCTCGCGCTCCTCCAGCCGCTCGAACTCCAGCGAGTCGTGCGCGCAGAACACCGTCACCTGTTCGCCGTGGCGCTGCACCAGCTCGCGCAGCCGGCGCAGGTTGTACCAGCGCATCCACCCGTCCTTCTGCATCAGCTTCTGGTAGGCGCGCAGGCCGGCGGTGCACCGGTAGCGGTCCAGGTCCATCTCGCCATGGTAGAAATAAGCGTCGCCCGCGTGCAGCAGCCACCCCTCCCCGGTGTCGATGGCCACGCCCGCGTGTCCCAGCGTGTGGCCCACGAGCGGCACCAGCAGGATCTCCGGCGGCAGTCCGGTGAGCTCGCGCACGCAGTCGAAGCCGAACCAGCCTTCACCCCGGTGGGGGACGTAGGTCTCCCAGCGCGTCTCCTTGGACCACTGCATCGGGCGGAAGCGCGCGCGGTCCAGCCAGGTCTTCTGCGCGGTGGCCACGCGGTACTCGTCCGCCAGCACGTGCACGCGCGCGTGGGGGAAGTCATCCAGGCCGCCCGCATGGTCGAAGTCCAGGTGCGTGAGGACGATGTCGCGCACGTCGCTGGCCTGGAAACCCATGCGTTCCAGTTGGCGGATGGCGGTGGACTCCTCCGCCAGGGCGGGGCGGCAGAGCACGTCCCGGAACAGGCCGTTGAGCCGCACGCGAGGCGCGTACACGTCATTGAGGCCGTAGCCGGTGTCCACCAGCACCAGGCCGCGTGGCGTCTCCAACGCCAGACAGTGGCAGGTGAGCGCCGCCGGGCCGGTGAAGCCGCGCCGCCCATCCATGAGCCGCCGGCCGGGCGGGCACATCGTGGTGCAGTTCAGGTGGTGGATGCGCATGGCGGCTCCGCTCCCAATCAAAGGCGGCGGCTGTCCGGCGGCGAGTGGATCGACGCGGGAAGCCCCCTTCCGTTCGTTCAGGGCAAAAGTGCGCCGTGGGCTCCGTGGGAGGAATCACCGCTCCCGGACAGGACAAGGGCTCGCCCGCCCGGGGGGCGTCAAACGCCACTCAGGGGGCGGAAGACTGCCCGGCCGCTTCCCCTTCGAGCGATGGAGCCGACATCAGCACCAGCGCCTCCGCGTCAGCGACCGGACGGTGCTCGATGCCGCGGGGGATGATGAGCAACTCGCCTTCCTCCAGGTCCACGGTGCGCTCGCGCAACTCCACCCGCAGGGTCCCCCGGGTGACGAAGAACAGGGCATCGCCGGTGGCGTGCCGGCACCAGGGGCCGGTGCCCGTCAGCCGCACCAGGTGCACGGGCTGGCCGTGGAGCATGCCCACGGACCGGGCAATGCCAGGCGCCGGCAGGTCGGTGGAGGCGTGGGCCAGGTTCACCTTCTCCACGGGGGGAAGGGACGCGGAGGCAGGCGGGGCACGGCGGCGAGAATCCCAGCGAGGGGGACGGCCACCGGCGAGGGGTGGGGTCCGGAGAATCGTGCTCATGCGACAGGGACTCCTTCAGGGGGGACGCAGTCCCACCCCCTCATGGGTTGTCTTTCTTTCTGCCAGAAACAGGGCCTGTGTTTCACCCCCTGCCACGGGGGCCGGTCCGGTATCCGACGGATGGCGCGGGTAAGATAGGGATTGCTCCGCCGGCATGCCGGACCCCGGGTGTCCACTGCCGGAGATTTCACCGTGCAGTGACGAACGGGCGGCCCCGGGGGGCGGCGGGGGCCGGAGCCGCTGCCCCCTAGCGTCCCTGGCGCCGCGCGTCCCGGCGCGAGGCTTCCGGGGACGCTTTCCATATGCGCCACATCGTTCCGGTCCGTGCGGCACGGGCCCTGCCGGCGTTCGTGCTCCTCGTGGCGGCCATGGCCCACGCGGACGGACCGCCCACGCGCGAGGAATACTTCCGCTACGTGCCGCTTTCGTATCCGCGCATCGTGAGACAGACGGAGGCGAGTGTCGCCCTGTCGCTCTACGGCGACCCGAACGACCCGGCCTGGCGGGACGAAGCCCCGCGCGACGGTGTGGATGACACGCGCCATCAGGTCCTCCAATCCCTGGCGGTCCGCTTCGCGCCGTTCATGGTGAAGAACACCTACACCTTTCCCTCCGACCACAAGGTGTTCCGGGACCAGCCCGGGGGGTTGTTGCTCAACCTGGACACCTGGGACCTGGCGAAGTCCGGCGCGGTGTTGATGTGCAGTGACTCCATCAACTTCTCCAGCCTGGGCCGGCCCTGTCCGGAGGACGGCGCGCCGGAAGTCACGCTGCGCACGGAGTCCGCCGGCCAGGACGCGCGGGACGACTGCCGGCTGGTGGGCCTGCTGCGCGAGTTCCATCCGGACCACCCCACCATTCCCCGGCTGCGGCAGGACGCGGTGGACGCGGAGCGCGCGCCCTTCACGGTGATGTATTTCGACTTCCCCGGCTACGACCCGAAGACGTGGATGGCGGCGTACAAGGGTGCGGTGGACGGCCAGCCCGCGCGCCGCTACCTGGGCACGGAGAAGGTGTACGCGCATCCGTTCATCCACGCGGTGAAGGGCACGCAGAAGGGGCCGCCCGGCTACGAGCTGCTCATCCAGTACTGGTTCTTCTATCCCTTCAACGCGGGCGGCAACAATCACGAGGGGGACTGGGAGCACATCGCGGTGGCCGTCTCTCCGCGCTCGGCGGTGGGGCGCACGCTGGCGGAAGCGGAGCTGCGACGCATCCTCCAGGGGGACTGGACCGCGGACGGCGCGGACCCGCTGGTGATGAAGCGCATCGAGTACTTCTTCCACCACAACAGCATGGTGTTCGACTTCGCCCGCCCCAATGCCTACCTGCCCCGCGAGCAATGGCAGGCGCAGCTGGACGCCCGGGGAGAGGACCGGCCCGGGGAGAAGAAGCTCCTCGCGCGCGTGCGCCGCTACGTCTGGGCGGACGAGGCGGAGACGGTCATCAACACGCACCCCATTGGTTGGATTGGCGCGGACTCCAAGGGATTGGAGCAGCTGCTGGCCTCTCCAGGACCGCACGCGCGGGAGTCACACGCCACGTACCCGGTGCCGGGCGTCTTCAAGAACATCGGCCCCGCGGGCTCCACGGAGGCGGTGCGGCAATTCTTCGACCACCAGGAGTACCTCACCCACCCGGACAAGCCGCTGCCGGAGGAGGTGGTGCGCTACGACCTGGCGTCGCGCATCGACCTGGTGCCGGATTGGGAGCGCGTCTACGACCTGGCGCTGGTGGACGGGCAGGTGCGGCGCGAGTGGTCCTGGCTCATCCTGCCCCTGCGCTGGGGCTTCCCCATGGCGAGGTCACCGCTATCGGGGCTGGTGGCGCACTCGGACATGGGCAACCTGTCCATCGTGGGGCCGGCCTTCAACGAGGGATGGAACCGCCCGGCGCCCAGCGCGGGGTTCGATTTGTACGTGCCCAGCGAGCTGCCGTGGTTCTTCCCGCTGGACGTCCAGGACGACTTCTCCAACAACCTGGGGTTCCTCAACGCGCCGGTGGCGTTGCTCATCACGCTGCCGCCGCTCGACTTCCTCTACCGGGTGGTGGGGTTGCCGGTGCGAGCGGTGGTGGAGAACCACCAGCCCGTCTACACGTCGCAGGAACGGCTGCCGCGCCGTCGCTTCACGGTGGAGGCGGGGGTGGGCGTGCAGTTGCTCGGTGACGACTTCACGGGGCTGCTGCTCAACGACCGGCAGCTGGACGAATGGTACGGGCAGCTCACGGCGTTGGATCCGGCCATCGCCGGCAACATCAACGACCCGGACCTGGTCCGGCCGGTGGTGAGTACCGCAGTGTCGGCGATGCTCAAGGTGAGCTTCTACCTGGGGGACAAGTTCACGTCGGAGAACACGCTGTTCCATTCGCGCAGCACGCTGGGATTGGACGTGCCGCTATCGGACGGGATGTCTGTCTTCCAGCTGAGGACGAAGCTCGACATGTGGGAGTACGCGGGGAGCCTCCGCTACAACTTCCTGCGAGGCGGCTTCCAGCCCTACGCGAAGGTGGGCTACGGGCTGACGTGGTACCGGTTGGAGGACGGCAGCATCAACGGGCAGGGGATGGCGAACCCGAACTCGTATTGGGTGCGTCGGCCGGGCTTCTTCCGCAACCTGTGGCCCAACACGCTGCACCTGGGAACGGGGGTGGACGTCATCCTGGTGAAGGACTTCATTCCAGGACTGCACGGCGTGGATGGAGGCCTGCGCGCGGGCTACATCCTGTCGCGCCACGAATTGGGCGTGAAGGACCTGACCGGCGACAACGGGCTGCAGGGCATCGTCGTGGAGCCGGTGCACGTGTATCGCAACACCTTCGAGTTGCTGGGCACGCTGAGCTTCTGACGGCCATGGTTCAGCCCCTGCGCGTGGTCCGGTAGGCCTGAGCGGGATGCTTGGGGTTATCGGGATGGGTCCGTTCGAGGAGACCCTCTTCGACCATGGCCTTGAGGTGCCGCTCCGTCAGCTTGTCCGGGTTGTAATGCAGCTCATAGGCAAGCTCCGCAGGGAGCCAGGGCCGAAGCGAGGTAAGCGCCATGATGGCCTCGCGCAGGGCTGCCTTTCTGGGTCGGGGACCTAGTTTTTCGATGATTTCACGCGCCTTCGCGTCGATTTCCTTTCGGACAGCGACCTCCCTCAATTCGTCCGGAGCACCCCCCAATCCGTCCGGAGCACCCCCCAATCCGTCCGGAGCACCCCCCAATCCGTCCGGAGCACCCCCCAATCCGTCGTCCGGAGCACCCCCCAATCCGTCCGGAGCACCCCCCAATCCGTCCGGAACCCCCCCTCGATCGGGCGCGAGCACCCCCCAATCCGCGGCCAGGGTCTGTCCCACATTCACCCGCAGCGTGACGACCACGGCGCCCGTGACCTCGGCGAACTCCGGGGCGGAGAGCCCGGCGGCACGGCACATCTCGGCGACGCGGTTCGTGCCCCGGCCCCATTTCTCGATGAGTCCGGCACGGTAGAAGACCTCCGCGATGATGGGATTGCGCTGCACCGACAGATGCGGACGTGTGAGCGATTCAGGCGTGATGCCTATCGGGTATCGCCCCGCGCTCCATATCTCCACGCGGTCGTCGAAGATGGCGAGCGATACCGCGCCACCCGCGATGCTGTAGTCCCGGTGGATGAAGGCGTTGACCAGGAGTTCGCGCATCGCATCTGGAGGGATGAGCGGACGGTCGACACGCTGCAGGCGGCCCGATTCGATGCGGCCAGCCAACGGGAAATGCCGCTGGCAGAACAGATCGGCTTCCTCGAGCAGCCGGAAGGCCGGTCCGCGCACGTTGCGTTGGTCGAGGAACTCGGTCTTGTCGGTGCCGCGAAACCGGGCCATCCGCAGCTCGCACTGGGGATGATGGGGAAGGAACGTCTTGCCAAAGAGCACGACCGCCGCGCGCAGGAGCCTGCCCTTGTGGCGTACGCCAAGGCGGTCGAGCAGCTCGGGCAGACCCCGTCCCACCGGTCCCACGAGCCGCCCGGCGGAGCGAGCCGCTTCGACAATGCGCATCACCTCCTGGCGGTCGAGCTCCTGGAGCGGAACCTCGTCGGCCTCCTGGTTCTCCCAGCGACGTCGGCTGTGCGCACGTTCCAGCAACAGCAGTTCATAGCGTTCCTGCGCCATCTTGCGGGTCGTGTTGCCCACCCGCTCATAGGCGCGGCCGTCGAAGGTGTACGGCACGGAATCGCTGATGCCGCCCACGGTGAGCACGAGGACGCTCCGCCCTGAAGCGACCTCCACGCTCTGGATGTGGAGGTCGAGCGGGGGCTCGAAGCGCTCCCGAGCGGTCGCGATGTCATGCAGGGTCTGTTCGCTCACCTGCTGGCCGATGAGCTCTCCGCCAGGCTTCACGCCCAGCAGCACCTGGCCTCCCTGTCCATTCGCGAAGGCGCAAAGCGTGTGCATCGCCTCACGCAATTCACCGGTCGAGCGCTTCAGTTCGAGTGTGACGGATTCTCCCCTGGCGGCGAGGTGGGCGAGGTCTGGAATCATGGCGGGCCCGTCTCTGCATCATCCGGGCCCGCCATATTCGATGCTGTTCCCTCCGGGCTGACGCCTCACCCGCGCGTGAGGCGTACGGACCGGGACCCTGCGTTCACGCGCGGAGACGGTGTGTCGCCGTGCGCCGGCGTCCGTCGACTACAGGCAGTCCACCAGGCCGTCGTAGATCGTCGTGCTGGTGCCGGGCAGCGTGGCGTAGAGGGGCGAGGTCCCGGAGAGCGCCGTCAGCAGCGAGGCCATCGTGGTGCCGCTGGCCAGCGGGCTCTGGCAGGTCCAGGTCTGCGTCTGCACGGAGAATCCACCCATGGACGGGTTGAGCTCCTCGTTGCTCGCGGCGAACACCCAGACGCACTGGCCAATGACACCCGTCCCGCTGTTGACGGAACACTGGAAGCGCAGCGACTGGATGTTGCTGTAGTCGCCCTCGCAGAACGTGTCTCCACAGATGTCGTCGAAGTTCTCCTTCAGGTTCGAGCGCAGCTCCAGCCACGACAGGTACTCCGGCTGGGGCGACAGGTACGACGTGGCGTCGACATAGCTGGACAGCGGCTGCGCCACGCCCAGTGGAGCGGACAGGGTCAATCCCAGCGTCGACAGCGCCAGCCACGAACGGATGTTCATCACGGAGCACCTTCCTGGAAATAACCGCCCCACGGACGGAACGGTCACCCGCAAGGCGACTCGGGTTTGACAGGAAGTTCAAGCAAACCTTCGTTCACAAAGATTTCGCGGTGATGTCTGATGAGCGCCCTCCCCTCAAGGAAAGGCCGGTTCCCCCATGCGGTCATCGCTGCGCCGTCTTCCCTCTGTCCTGAAGTTCACGGCCGTCACCACGGCGTTGATGTGGCTCTCCGCCTGCGGTGAGGGCGAGCTGGAAGAAGAGGAGCTGTTCGCGCAGGGCCGGCAGGCGCTGTTGAACGGCGTGGGTTCGTCCGCGGCGAGGGCGGCGCTGACGAAGCGGTGGGCGCCCATCCACTACCAGGACGTGGACGTCACGGGCTCGCATTCGCTGAGTGGCAAGTCCGACTTCATCACCCGCGTGGACTTCGATGGGGACTGGAGCGGGACGAACAACTGGGACAACACCGGCTCGCGAGCCCTCACCGCGCACGCCTACCAGTCCGTGGTGGAGACCTCCACGCACTGGTACCTGCTCTACACGTTCTTCCACCCGCGCGACTGGTCCGACTCCATCTTCGACACCGAGCACGAGAACGACGGCGAAGGCGTGCTGCTCATCGTGAAGCGCGACGGCAGTGAGTACGGCTCGCTCGTGGGCGCGGTGACGGTGGCGCACAAGGACTTCTACTCGTTCGTGCCGTCCGGCAGTCCGCTCGGGTCGGGGTCGGAGTCCATCGACGGCACGCTGTCCATGGCCTCCTTCGAGGGCGAGCTCCACCCCATCACCGCGCAGGAGGCCAAGGGCCACGGCCTCAAGGCGTGGCCGTACTACGACATCGTCGGAGACGGCGTGAAGTACTACCCGTCGCTCACGCTGGCGGAGCAGCCGTCGTCCGCCACGGACTCGGACGTGCGCTACAAGCTGCTCGACATCTTCAGCCCCACCGACGGCTTCTGGACGCGCCGCGACCTGACCACGCTGTTCTCTTCCGACGGGACGTTCCGGGGTGACACCAGCGGCGGCTGCGGGCTGGTGGCGGGCAACTGCGGCACCAACTCCGCGAACGCGCCCTGGGGCTGGGACGACCAGAACGACGGCCCCATCCTGCGAGGGGAGATCGCCAAGGACCCGGCGAAGCTGGCCGCGTACTACTTCAGCCCGTCGTCGCAGTTCTCCACGACGTACACGTTCAATCCCTTCCAGAACATCGGCAGTCCCAACCAGCCGTGAGTCCACGGCGGGGCCGTGCCTTCGCTGGGGAAGGCACGGCCCCGCCGTCAGGAGGCTACGGCTCCGTCCAGGGCGTGTGGCTGATGGGGCCCTTGATGACCGTGAACGACCGGGAGGTGTAGGCGCCCAGGTTCACCCAGCCGAACCCGTCAATGACTCGCGAGGGCACGTTCAGGGCGAGGGTCACGTTCGCCACGTCGCAGTTGCCCAGGATGTGGCCCACGCGGATGGCCTTGTTGGCGGACGTCCGCGTCTTGGAGACGAGCGTCGGCGCCGGGGTGACGGTGCCGTCCTGCGCGAGCAGCGGGATGTTCCCGCCCCCGCCGGACACGCGCAGGCTGTAGGAGCCCGAGCCCTGGGGCTGCCACGCCAACGAAGTCCAGCTCCACCAGGTCATCCTTGGTCACGTACGCCAGGCAGCCGCACTCCAGGACGGGGTAGACGCCGGCCGCGGGAGGCGTGGTGCTGGAGCCCACGCGCGGCAGCTCCAGGCGCACGCCGCAGCGCGTGTTGTCCACGAACAGCAGCCGCGAGAAGCCGCCACAGCGTTGTCCCGACGCAAGTGGCAGGCCTCCAGGACATCATGTCACTGGGGGCAGGCTCCGCTCACATGTTGGCGCTGGGCGCTGACGGTTCGGTCTGGGCCTGGGGCCGCAACAGCTTGGGGCAATTGGGGGATGACACCACGACGAACCGCTCCATCCCCGTTCAGGTGCTGGGGCTCTCGGACGTGGTGGCCCTGGATGGAGGCGGAAACTTCTCGGTGGCGCTGCGGTCCGATGGCTCGGTCTGGGCCTGGGGCGATAACTGGATCGGACAGCTGGGGGACGGCACCACGGTCTCCCGTTCCTCACCCGTCCAGGTCCTGGGTTTGACGGACGTCGTGGCCGTGGCGGCGGCGGACTATCACGCGCTGGCGCTCCGGTCGGATGGAACCGTCTGGGGTTGGGGATACAATTACTCAGGCCAACTGGGGGATGACAGCATTTCCTTCCGCCCCACCCCCGCGCGGATTGAAGGCCTGACGGAGGTGATGGCGCTGAGCGCCGACGGTCTTCATTCCCTGGCGCTGCGTCTGGATGGCACGGTCCAGGCGTGGGGGGACATCCATGGCGAGTATCTGTCGGGAGGCCCCTCGGTCATCCAGTACTTTCCCACCCCGGTGCCTGGCCTGACGAACGTGGTGACGCTGGTGGCGGGAGGGCACCATGCCCTGGTGCTTCGCTCGGACGGAACCGTCTGGGGCTGGGGTCTCAACAACAACGGGCAGCTGGGCGATGGCACCCGGTTCGAGCGCCCTGCTCCCGTCCGGTCGACCGGGCTCCTGGGCACGGCCCTGCTTGCCGCGGGGAAGTATCATTCCCTGGCGCTGCGCACGAGCGGGAGCGTGAGTGGCTGGGGTTCGAACTACATGGGTGCGGTGGGGGACGGGACGGCGCGAATCATTGCCCGTCCCGTCCGGGTGCCTTGAGGATGTTTCAGCGCACCCAGCTCACGTTGCTGTAGGCCTTGGCGCCGTCCGCGCGCTCCGTGTTCGTCAGCGGCGCGTAGACGCGCGTGCTGATGGTGTTGGCCGCGGTGTCGACCTCCACGAGCCGCGTCGGGTTCGTGGTGCCATCGTGGAACGTGTTGAGCATCTGGTAGATGGTGTTGCCGTTCACGCCGGTGTCGGTGCGGTAGGCGGCGTTGCCCACGTGGCCGGAGAAGACGAAGCGCACGTTGGCGTACTGTTTGATGAGGTTGTCGAACACGTACTGGGGGCTGTTGTTGCCGTAGCCACCGTTCGACTGCTCGATGCCGCCGCTGCCGTTCAGGTGCGAGTGGGTGATGATGATGACGTTGTGCTGGGGGAACTGGGCCAGCACGGTCTTCGCCCAGTTCACGGCGTTCGTGCGAGCCCACAGCTCCAGGTTCAACACCAGCCAGTTCAGGCCGCCCGCGTTGAACGTGTGGTAGGCGTTGTCGCACTTGCCGGATTCGAACACGCCGCCCAGGGCCTTGAAGCGGGACAGGGGGAAGTAGGTGTTGAAGGTGGCGGTGTTGCGCAGGTTGGCGTTGACGTTGCCGGGGCACGCGCTGCCGCCCTGGCACACGGCCGCCGTGTCGTGGTTGCCCAGGGCGATGGCGTAGGGAATCTGGGCGGTGTCGAGCACCTGGTAGGAATCACTGGCGCGCTGGTAGTGGAGGTGGTCGGGCGTGTCCCAGTCCATCAGGTCGCCGGTGTGCAGCACGAAGCGGATGTCCTGGGCCGTCTTGTTGTCGGCGATCCACTGCATGCGCTGGGTGAGCCGGGTGGGGGCGTAGACCGTCTCCTGCTGCGTGTCGGGGATGACGACGAAGGTGAACTTCGTGTCCACCGTGGTGGGCGCGGCGTAGAACTGGATGCCTTCGTTGGTCCAGCCCGCGGTGGTGAGCGCGTCGCGCTCCGCCTGGGTGACGGCGTGGCGGTGTTTCTTCAGGCCCGGGTTGTCGAAGCGGTAGACGGGCACGAGGCACGCGTCCGCCGTCTTGGACGCATAGAAGCCCACGCCCTCGTCGGTGGTGAAGCCGGAGGCGATGAGGTTCGAGCGCTCGGTGGCGTCGATGGTGACGATGTGTTCACCCCGGCTGGGGCTGTAGAGCCGGTAGACGGGGGACAGGCCGGTGCCGGAGGACTTCGCGGCCTTGAAGGGCGTGCCCCGGTCGTCGGTGTAGCCGTAGGTGGTGGCCGCGTTGGCGGCCTCGTTCGCATTGAGGGTGAGGAGGCTGTCGCCCGTGGCCGGACGCACCCGGTGATACACGGGGCCGCTGAACGCGGCGCAGTCCAGCGCCGCCGTGGTGCTGCCCAGGTCCTGCGCGGGCAGTTGCTGGGATTCAGGTGCCTCGCCAGGGCCGCAGGCGGACAGCACGCCGGTCAGGGTCAGGGCCGCGAGGAGGGAAGAAGGCTTCAAGATGTGCTCCCAGTGAAGTCAAGATGTTCAAGTTAAAAATGAATTACTTGGATGCGTATAGCATTGGTGGAGGGGCCGGAGAAGGCACCTGTCGTGGAGTGTCGCGAGTGCCACAGGGGCAGGATCGGATGAATGCGAGCAAGGCCGGGGTATGGGGGTTGCTGGTCGTGCTGCTCACGGGCTGCGCCAGCGGGCCCACGGTGCGGTTGCGTACGGAGCAGGAGACGCGGACCTACGCCCCGGCCACGTGGGACAAGCGGGTGCCGGTCAGCGCTCGGGAGTTCGAGGAGGCGCTGGCGCGTCTGGTGCTGGAGGTGCCGCTGACGGTTCGGTCACCGAGGGTGGTGCGCGCGGTCGCGAAGAAGGGAGCGCAGCTGGACCTGGGGTTCGGGTTCATGCTGCGGGACGGGTACGGACGGTGGTGCCGGGCGCATGAGGCTCCGGGAGATTGTTTGTCCTTGCTGGAGGACGGCGCGGGTTTCGGTGAGTTGGACCGGCTGACGCTCGCGGTGGGCATGTCGCTGGACCCCTTGCGTGCGAGCATTGGCGCGGCGCTTCAGGACACGCTGAATCCCGAGTTCTTCGTGTCCGTGGTTTCGGGAGCGATTGCGTCCTGGGTGGTGTTGGCCGCGGCGCCGGAGCCCGTGTTCACCAAGGCGGCGGCGGTGATTGCCGCCG
This DNA window, taken from Corallococcus exiguus, encodes the following:
- a CDS encoding sensor histidine kinase, whose product is MAAGPRRARQEEGWGLGASLVVALVLLVLSVVALLLMRASVQSRVMERSLDLQEVGLLGRAFSDKVSLANSALLAGGQSLPRDTAQARRRFLGTAERLSARLDTPEDEALVWEVRAAEQEHEAALRALVGAQTPQEQKQARERLARAHGHVREAQAQLERKVQERLAVENRTSVRVDRWETALLLLACLLGLTVAGGLAWVLHRRLHPLRREAAASAHRFQALVEGVRDYALVLLDARGRVASWNPGAERIKGWSEAEILGRPKSVFYTSEDAAAGKPERELSRALQEGRLHTEGWRQRKDGSRFWAEVSITALRDEDGHPQGFSVVTRDITEQRRQERVQELLAEAGRVFHQSLDPDLTAAEVARLLVPEVADGCILYLLTPAGELRPRAVTHVQPEREESLWEALRRFPPRLGMPPVVWEVMRTGRSRMDVEVEVDDLAASAETDDHRLLIERIAIGSSMVVPLRAGSETLGAFVLLTARGHRRFTQADQVLVEELAGRAALALENTRLLREAREAVDLIAVTAHDLGNPLQALQLLLSKVQRSQEAGRDEDVRQGLVVARGQAQRLGQLLHNLLDLSRLSSGKRLLDAAPMDLGELAREVVERFADAAVEAGCDLRLEVEDGQVGQWDRIRLDRVVTNLLSNALKFGRGHPVTVSVSALDADHSRLRVRDEGVGIAPEAQRRVFERFERERAARTKAGYGLGLYIARQLVEAHGGVIRLESVPGQGATFTVDLPRVPRLMEETSVAESPPLHP
- a CDS encoding MBL fold metallo-hydrolase, whose product is MRIHHLNCTTMCPPGRRLMDGRRGFTGPAALTCHCLALETPRGLVLVDTGYGLNDVYAPRVRLNGLFRDVLCRPALAEESTAIRQLERMGFQASDVRDIVLTHLDFDHAGGLDDFPHARVHVLADEYRVATAQKTWLDRARFRPMQWSKETRWETYVPHRGEGWFGFDCVRELTGLPPEILLVPLVGHTLGHAGVAIDTGEGWLLHAGDAYFYHGEMDLDRYRCTAGLRAYQKLMQKDGWMRWYNLRRLRELVQRHGEQVTVFCAHDSLEFERLEEREKLPADFPIQPGLVAPVPSLHL
- a CDS encoding cupin domain-containing protein, with the protein product MSTILRTPPLAGGRPPRWDSRRRAPPASASLPPVEKVNLAHASTDLPAPGIARSVGMLHGQPVHLVRLTGTGPWCRHATGDALFFVTRGTLRVELRERTVDLEEGELLIIPRGIEHRPVADAEALVLMSAPSLEGEAAGQSSAP
- a CDS encoding ATP-binding protein yields the protein MIPDLAHLAARGESVTLELKRSTGELREAMHTLCAFANGQGGQVLLGVKPGGELIGQQVSEQTLHDIATARERFEPPLDLHIQSVEVASGRSVLVLTVGGISDSVPYTFDGRAYERVGNTTRKMAQERYELLLLERAHSRRRWENQEADEVPLQELDRQEVMRIVEAARSAGRLVGPVGRGLPELLDRLGVRHKGRLLRAAVVLFGKTFLPHHPQCELRMARFRGTDKTEFLDQRNVRGPAFRLLEEADLFCQRHFPLAGRIESGRLQRVDRPLIPPDAMRELLVNAFIHRDYSIAGGAVSLAIFDDRVEIWSAGRYPIGITPESLTRPHLSVQRNPIIAEVFYRAGLIEKWGRGTNRVAEMCRAAGLSAPEFAEVTGAVVVTLRVNVGQTLAADWGVLAPDRGGVPDGLGGAPDGLGGAPDDGLGGAPDGLGGAPDGLGGAPDGLGGAPDELREVAVRKEIDAKAREIIEKLGPRPRKAALREAIMALTSLRPWLPAELAYELHYNPDKLTERHLKAMVEEGLLERTHPDNPKHPAQAYRTTRRG
- a CDS encoding RCC1 domain-containing protein; this encodes MSLGAGSAHMLALGADGSVWAWGRNSLGQLGDDTTTNRSIPVQVLGLSDVVALDGGGNFSVALRSDGSVWAWGDNWIGQLGDGTTVSRSSPVQVLGLTDVVAVAAADYHALALRSDGTVWGWGYNYSGQLGDDSISFRPTPARIEGLTEVMALSADGLHSLALRLDGTVQAWGDIHGEYLSGGPSVIQYFPTPVPGLTNVVTLVAGGHHALVLRSDGTVWGWGLNNNGQLGDGTRFERPAPVRSTGLLGTALLAAGKYHSLALRTSGSVSGWGSNYMGAVGDGTARIIARPVRVP